A single Thermoanaerobacter uzonensis DSM 18761 DNA region contains:
- a CDS encoding nucleotidyltransferase domain-containing protein codes for MKIHKNDCLKILKEFFKGKDNIVIAFLFGSVAKGKKQRNQILILQYTLNNMMKSLFILYGTNWKICLKEMLTLLFCI; via the coding sequence ATGAAGATTCATAAAAATGATTGTTTGAAAATTTTAAAAGAGTTTTTTAAAGGTAAGGACAATATAGTGATAGCTTTTTTATTTGGCTCTGTTGCTAAAGGGAAAAAACAAAGGAATCAGATATTGATATTGCAGTATACATTAAATAATATGATGAAAAGTTTGTTTATACTTTATGGAACGAATTGGAAGATTTGTCTAAAAGAGATGTTGACCTTGTTGTTTTGTATATAG
- a CDS encoding MarR family winged helix-turn-helix transcriptional regulator, which translates to MEEINSGLKILKLLKQIMNIIKHSMKYECKDFDITGPQGMLMGILARYGEMKVSDLSQRLGLSNSTVSGIIDRLEKQGLVERTRSTEDRRVVYVSVTPKFKDTFQKHFKEAEEKFEKLIERASPQDLNKIIEGLEALKEILEKQDN; encoded by the coding sequence ATGGAAGAGATAAACAGTGGATTGAAAATACTTAAGCTTTTAAAACAAATAATGAATATTATAAAGCATTCTATGAAATACGAGTGTAAAGATTTTGACATTACAGGACCACAAGGAATGCTTATGGGTATTTTAGCCCGTTATGGTGAAATGAAAGTAAGTGACTTAAGTCAGAGATTAGGGCTTTCCAATAGCACTGTTTCTGGCATTATTGACAGATTAGAAAAGCAAGGTTTGGTAGAGAGGACGAGAAGCACTGAAGATAGAAGAGTTGTTTATGTCAGTGTGACTCCTAAGTTTAAAGATACTTTTCAAAAACATTTCAAAGAAGCTGAAGAGAAGTTTGAAAAATTAATAGAAAGAGCAAGCCCACAAGACCTTAATAAAATAATTGAAGGATTAGAAGCACTTAAGGAAATATTGGAAAAACAAGATAATTAA
- a CDS encoding ABC transporter ATP-binding protein, whose protein sequence is MVKLAKYLKPYILLLFLAVFFIFVQAMSDLSLPDYMSKIVNNGIQQGGIVNAVPEAIRKREMDKLLLFVTPEEREEILKGYTLVDKSSTDYDKYVKKYPILSKEPVYVLKSVDKSEIDKINLPLGKAFLAVTGVEKAKASAKNGSIEFNGKKIPANVDLFAMMSQLPEEQLIQIRDEMNKKFASLGDNMIIQAATMAVKNEYKAIGINTDRIQTRYILHTGLIMLLITGLSALSTIMVAFFGSRIAAGVARDLRKDLFTQVENFSNAEFDKFSTASLITRTTNDITQIQMLLVIMIRMVFYAPIMGIGGVFRALSKSVSMSWIIALAVIVLLGIISILYSIAMPKFMLMQKLIDRLNLVTRENLSGIMVVRAFNNQKFEEERFDKANQDITKVGLFVNRAMAVMFPSMMLVMNGITLLIVWVGAHQIQNSSMQVGDMMAFMQYAIQIIFAFLMFSMLFIMIPRASVSAERIAEVLATEPSIKDPENPKQFNENMAGTVEFRNVSFKYPGAEEYALKDINFKVLPGQTVGIIGRTGSGKSTLVNLILRFYDVTEGQVLVDGVDVREVRQEDLRRRIGYVPQKSWLFSGTIKSNLKYGNDQATDEEVKEAAEIAQAIEFINEKTKKFDSEIAQGGTNVSGGQKQRLSIARALVKKPEIYIFDESFSALDFKTESILRKALRERLKSSTVIMVSQRVSTLLNVDQIIVLEEGKIVGIGKHKDLLANCQTYREIALSQLSEEELA, encoded by the coding sequence ATGGTAAAACTGGCGAAATATTTAAAACCCTATATTCTGTTGCTTTTTTTAGCAGTGTTTTTCATATTTGTTCAAGCAATGAGTGATTTGTCATTGCCTGACTATATGTCAAAAATAGTTAATAATGGAATACAACAAGGTGGCATAGTAAATGCAGTGCCTGAGGCTATAAGAAAAAGGGAAATGGATAAACTTTTACTATTTGTTACACCTGAAGAAAGGGAAGAGATTTTAAAGGGTTATACATTAGTAGACAAATCCAGTACTGATTATGATAAATATGTAAAGAAATATCCTATTCTTTCAAAAGAGCCTGTATATGTCCTTAAAAGCGTAGATAAATCGGAAATTGACAAAATAAATTTACCTCTGGGAAAAGCCTTTTTAGCTGTTACAGGTGTAGAAAAAGCTAAAGCCAGTGCAAAAAACGGAAGTATAGAATTTAATGGGAAGAAAATACCGGCAAATGTAGACCTCTTTGCTATGATGTCTCAACTGCCAGAAGAGCAGCTTATTCAAATAAGAGATGAAATGAATAAAAAATTTGCTTCTTTAGGAGATAACATGATTATACAGGCTGCTACAATGGCTGTAAAAAATGAGTATAAGGCAATTGGAATTAATACTGACAGGATTCAAACTAGGTACATTCTTCATACTGGCCTTATAATGCTATTGATAACAGGACTTAGTGCCTTAAGCACTATTATGGTAGCATTTTTTGGCTCAAGAATAGCAGCCGGAGTAGCGAGAGATTTGAGAAAAGATTTATTTACACAAGTAGAGAACTTCTCTAATGCTGAATTTGACAAATTTTCTACGGCTTCTTTGATAACAAGAACTACAAACGATATTACACAAATACAGATGCTTCTTGTAATTATGATAAGAATGGTTTTCTATGCTCCTATAATGGGTATAGGTGGAGTATTTAGAGCACTTAGTAAAAGTGTTTCAATGTCTTGGATTATAGCTTTAGCAGTAATAGTACTTTTAGGCATAATATCAATATTGTACTCTATTGCGATGCCCAAGTTTATGCTAATGCAAAAATTGATTGATAGATTGAACTTAGTTACTCGTGAAAATTTGTCAGGAATAATGGTGGTAAGAGCTTTTAATAATCAAAAATTTGAAGAAGAACGCTTTGACAAAGCCAATCAAGATATTACAAAAGTAGGACTTTTTGTAAATCGAGCAATGGCAGTTATGTTTCCATCTATGATGCTTGTAATGAATGGTATTACTCTTTTGATAGTATGGGTAGGAGCTCACCAAATCCAAAATTCCAGCATGCAAGTTGGAGACATGATGGCATTTATGCAATACGCTATACAGATTATCTTTGCATTTTTGATGTTCTCAATGCTGTTTATAATGATACCAAGAGCATCAGTATCGGCAGAGCGTATTGCTGAGGTTTTGGCTACAGAGCCTTCTATAAAAGACCCAGAAAATCCAAAACAATTTAATGAAAATATGGCTGGAACTGTAGAATTTAGGAATGTATCTTTTAAATATCCAGGTGCTGAAGAATACGCTTTAAAGGATATAAACTTCAAGGTTTTGCCAGGTCAGACAGTAGGCATAATAGGAAGAACAGGTTCTGGAAAGAGTACCTTAGTGAATTTGATCTTGAGATTTTACGATGTGACAGAAGGACAGGTTTTGGTTGATGGTGTAGATGTAAGAGAAGTAAGGCAGGAAGATTTACGTAGAAGAATAGGATATGTACCTCAAAAAAGTTGGCTTTTCAGCGGTACAATTAAATCAAATTTAAAATATGGGAATGATCAGGCTACAGACGAAGAAGTAAAAGAAGCGGCAGAAATTGCACAGGCAATAGAATTTATAAATGAAAAGACCAAGAAATTTGATTCTGAGATTGCACAAGGAGGAACCAATGTATCAGGAGGACAAAAACAGAGGCTTTCTATTGCCCGTGCTCTTGTTAAAAAACCTGAAATATACATTTTTGATGAAAGTTTTTCAGCTCTTGACTTTAAAACAGAGTCAATTTTAAGGAAAGCCTTAAGAGAAAGGTTAAAATCAAGCACTGTTATAATGGTGTCACAAAGGGTGTCAACACTTTTAAATGTAGACCAAATAATAGTGCTTGAAGAAGGTAAAATTGTAGGCATAGGAAAACACAAAGATCTACTTGCAAACTGTCAAACTTACAGAGAAATAGCTTTATCACAGCTGTCGGAGGAGGAATTGGCATGA